The following proteins come from a genomic window of Thermus neutrinimicus:
- a CDS encoding phosphoribosyltransferase has translation MRFRDRRHAGALLVEALRPLGLERPVVLGIPRGGVVVADEVARGLGGELDVVLVRKVGAPGNPEFALGAVGEKGGMVLKPYALQYADQSYLEREAARQKDVIRKRAERYRKVRPKVPLSGRDVVLVDDGIATGSTMEAALAVVLSEKPRRAVVAVPVASPDAVERLKEQAEVVALSAPRDFAAVGAYFMDFGEVTDEEVEGLLLQWSP, from the coding sequence ATGCGCTTCCGCGACCGCAGGCACGCTGGGGCTCTTTTGGTGGAAGCCCTGAGGCCCTTGGGTCTAGAACGCCCCGTGGTTTTGGGCATCCCTCGAGGCGGGGTGGTGGTGGCGGATGAGGTGGCGAGGGGCCTGGGGGGGGAGCTGGATGTGGTCCTGGTGCGCAAGGTGGGGGCTCCGGGAAACCCGGAGTTTGCCCTGGGGGCGGTGGGGGAAAAGGGGGGCATGGTCTTAAAACCCTATGCCCTCCAGTACGCGGACCAAAGCTACCTGGAGCGGGAAGCGGCCCGGCAAAAGGACGTGATCCGCAAGCGGGCTGAGCGCTACCGCAAGGTGCGGCCCAAGGTGCCCCTTTCGGGCCGGGATGTGGTGTTGGTGGACGATGGCATCGCCACCGGTTCCACCATGGAGGCGGCCTTGGCCGTGGTGCTTTCGGAAAAGCCAAGGCGGGCGGTGGTGGCGGTGCCCGTGGCCAGCCCCGATGCGGTGGAGAGGCTGAAGGAGCAAGCCGAGGTGGTGGCGCTCTCCGCTCCCCGGGATTTCGCCGCCGTGGGGGCCTACTTCATGGACTTCGGCGAGGTCACCGATGAGGAAGTGGAGGGCCTTTTGCTACAATGGTCCCCATGA
- a CDS encoding succinate dehydrogenase hydrophobic membrane anchor subunit, protein MAIKSKRYEEARLEASTNLELYWWVFMRISGVVLVFLLIGHMWMNAVMTDLNSINYDYVAKRLSQTTWKIYDLLILALGLLHGANGLRYVLDDWIRNPARRFWTKVVLYSLIAFLFFLGSLSLFNHDFGVN, encoded by the coding sequence ATGGCGATTAAGTCCAAGCGCTATGAGGAAGCCCGCCTCGAGGCCAGCACCAACCTGGAGCTTTACTGGTGGGTCTTCATGCGCATCTCCGGGGTGGTGTTGGTTTTCCTGCTCATCGGCCACATGTGGATGAACGCCGTGATGACCGACCTCAACAGCATTAACTACGACTACGTGGCCAAGAGACTTTCCCAGACCACCTGGAAGATCTACGACCTCTTGATCCTGGCCTTGGGCCTCCTGCACGGGGCCAACGGGCTTAGGTATGTGCTGGACGACTGGATTCGCAACCCGGCCAGGCGCTTCTGGACCAAGGTGGTGCTCTACAGCCTCATCGCCTTTCTTTTCTTCCTGGGAAGCCTTTCCCTTTTCAATCACGATTTCGGGGTGAACTAG
- a CDS encoding NEW3 domain-containing protein yields MVRKLLTLTLVLLGFSVAIAQGFRGLSLGTPYPEIGVQPGESVNLTLTLKNHGLPPGVVRVQVAEAPQGWQASLIGGGRLVRAVYLAPDGETTLTLRLQPPKEVKPGTYRFLVRAEGLGHTASLPIGLVVGEGLPQRLSLEAELPILKGPPTSSFRYRVTLKNESDRDLLVSLEYEAPKGWQVTFTPAFSSQQVTSLPIKAGESRDLDAEVSLPKDTKADTYGLTLRAVAGEAKAELGLTLEVTGRPEVRFTTKEGRLSGQVVAGRENAVKLLVKNEGSAPAKNLSFSAMEPSGWEVKFEPDKLDALDPGQEQEVTARIKPSPKAVTGDYMVTLSLSGSDGLSESLDYRATVVRSSLWGLVGVGIMAIALLVLGFAVNRFGRR; encoded by the coding sequence ATGGTGCGCAAGCTGCTCACCCTCACCCTGGTTCTTCTAGGTTTCAGCGTGGCCATAGCCCAGGGCTTTCGCGGTCTTTCCCTGGGCACCCCCTACCCGGAGATCGGGGTGCAACCCGGGGAGAGCGTGAACCTAACCCTCACCCTCAAAAACCACGGCCTTCCCCCCGGGGTGGTGCGGGTCCAGGTGGCCGAGGCCCCGCAAGGGTGGCAGGCAAGCCTCATTGGCGGGGGCCGCCTGGTGCGGGCGGTCTACCTGGCCCCCGACGGGGAAACCACCCTCACCCTCCGCCTCCAACCCCCCAAGGAGGTAAAGCCCGGCACCTACCGCTTCCTTGTGCGGGCCGAGGGGCTTGGCCACACCGCTAGCCTTCCCATCGGCTTGGTGGTGGGAGAGGGCCTACCCCAAAGGCTTAGCCTCGAGGCGGAGCTCCCCATCCTCAAGGGTCCCCCCACCAGCTCCTTCCGCTACCGGGTGACCCTGAAAAACGAGTCCGACCGCGACCTTCTGGTTTCCCTGGAGTACGAGGCCCCCAAGGGCTGGCAGGTGACCTTTACCCCCGCCTTCTCCAGCCAACAGGTGACCAGCCTGCCCATCAAGGCTGGGGAGAGCAGGGACCTGGACGCGGAGGTTTCCCTGCCCAAGGACACCAAGGCGGACACCTACGGCCTCACCCTGAGGGCCGTGGCCGGGGAGGCCAAGGCGGAGCTGGGGCTTACCCTCGAGGTCACGGGCCGGCCCGAGGTGCGCTTCACCACCAAGGAGGGACGGCTTTCCGGACAGGTGGTGGCGGGGCGGGAAAACGCGGTGAAGCTCCTGGTGAAAAACGAGGGGAGCGCCCCGGCTAAAAACCTGTCCTTTAGCGCCATGGAGCCCTCGGGATGGGAGGTGAAGTTTGAGCCGGATAAGCTGGACGCCCTGGACCCCGGCCAGGAGCAGGAGGTGACCGCCCGCATCAAGCCCTCCCCCAAGGCGGTGACGGGGGACTACATGGTAACCCTTAGCCTCTCCGGGTCCGATGGCCTTTCCGAGAGCCTGGATTACCGGGCCACCGTGGTGCGCTCCAGCCTCTGGGGCCTGGTGGGGGTGGGCATCATGGCCATCGCCCTCCTGGTCCTGGGCTTCGCCGTGAACCGCTTCGGCCGGAGGTAG
- a CDS encoding cupin domain-containing protein encodes MKPVVKHGASVEARPVERGEKAFIQVLIGPEDGAPHFITRKFTILPGGRIPRHKHPSIEHEQYVLSGRMKVQLGDEVREVVAGQAVYIPPDTPHAYVNEGDEPVEFLCVIPKTNAYATEWLEE; translated from the coding sequence ATGAAGCCCGTGGTCAAGCATGGGGCTAGCGTGGAGGCCCGTCCCGTGGAGCGGGGGGAGAAGGCCTTTATCCAGGTGCTGATCGGCCCTGAGGATGGAGCTCCCCACTTCATCACCCGCAAGTTCACCATCCTTCCGGGAGGGAGGATCCCCAGGCACAAGCATCCCAGCATCGAGCACGAGCAGTACGTGCTCTCCGGGCGCATGAAGGTCCAACTGGGCGACGAGGTGAGGGAGGTGGTGGCCGGTCAGGCGGTCTACATCCCCCCGGACACCCCCCATGCCTATGTGAACGAGGGGGATGAACCCGTGGAGTTCCTCTGCGTGATCCCCAAGACCAACGCCTACGCCACCGAGTGGCTGGAGGAGTAG
- a CDS encoding AMP-binding protein, whose amino-acid sequence MDHVGSKPWLAHYDPGVPQEVEVPPIPLGRFLEDSASRYPQHVALDFLGKTLTYAELWEKSRRFAEGLKALGVKPGDRVALMLPNTPQFVIAFYGTLLAGGVGVNVNPLYTPRELRHQLQDSGAETLVILDHLLPRFLEVEGETPVRRTVVTGIKDFLPFPKNLLYPLKARRDGLPLGFPKREGFYAFLDLLKHPPATPHPADPEDLALLQYTGGTTGISKGAMLTHRNLVANVLQIDAWDSTSKELQGRGVMLGALPFFHVYGMTVAMNYGVYSGYKIVLLPRPEIHAIVEAIEKHRVTHFPGVPTLYVAFNHFPGIEKRNVKSIRICLSGAAPLPVEVAKRFEEITGARLIEGYGLSEASPVTHSNPVQGEVRKGSIGMPLPSVDAKVVDEEGQEVPLGEVGELIV is encoded by the coding sequence ATGGACCACGTAGGCTCCAAACCCTGGCTTGCCCACTACGATCCTGGGGTTCCCCAGGAGGTGGAGGTCCCCCCCATCCCCTTGGGGCGCTTCCTGGAGGATAGCGCAAGCCGTTACCCCCAGCATGTGGCCCTGGATTTCCTGGGCAAAACCCTTACCTATGCGGAGCTATGGGAGAAATCCCGACGCTTCGCCGAGGGGCTTAAGGCCCTGGGGGTGAAGCCCGGGGACCGGGTGGCCCTCATGCTCCCCAACACCCCCCAGTTCGTCATCGCCTTCTACGGCACCCTCTTGGCGGGGGGCGTGGGGGTCAACGTGAACCCCCTGTACACCCCCAGGGAGCTAAGGCATCAGCTCCAGGACTCGGGGGCGGAAACCCTGGTGATCCTGGACCACCTCCTGCCCCGATTCCTGGAGGTGGAGGGGGAAACCCCGGTGAGGCGCACCGTGGTCACGGGCATCAAGGACTTCCTCCCCTTCCCCAAAAACCTCCTCTACCCCTTAAAGGCGAGGCGGGACGGACTCCCCCTGGGCTTTCCCAAACGGGAGGGGTTTTATGCCTTCCTGGACCTCCTCAAACATCCCCCCGCCACCCCCCATCCCGCTGATCCCGAGGACCTGGCCCTTTTGCAGTACACGGGGGGCACCACGGGCATCTCCAAGGGGGCCATGCTCACCCACCGGAACCTGGTGGCCAACGTCCTGCAGATCGATGCCTGGGATTCCACCTCCAAGGAGCTTCAGGGCAGAGGGGTCATGCTGGGAGCCCTGCCCTTCTTCCACGTCTACGGCATGACCGTGGCCATGAACTACGGCGTCTACTCCGGATACAAGATCGTCCTCCTGCCCAGGCCGGAGATCCACGCCATCGTGGAGGCCATAGAAAAGCACCGGGTGACCCACTTCCCCGGGGTGCCCACCCTCTACGTGGCCTTCAACCACTTCCCAGGAATCGAGAAACGCAACGTAAAGAGCATCCGCATCTGCCTCTCCGGGGCCGCTCCCCTTCCGGTGGAGGTAGCCAAGCGCTTTGAGGAGATCACCGGGGCCCGGCTCATCGAGGGCTACGGCCTCTCCGAGGCCAGCCCCGTGACCCACTCCAACCCGGTCCAGGGGGAGGTTAGGAAGGGCTCCATCGGGATGCCCCTGCCCAGCGTGGACGCCAAGGTGGTGGACGAGGAGGGCCAGGAGGTCCCCCTGGGGGAGGTGGGGGAGCTCATCGTCA
- the sdhC gene encoding succinate dehydrogenase, cytochrome b556 subunit, translating into MYRGREGQWAFYLHRISGLGILVFLMLHVANIASAMWGPEVSNALMGFYHQPVFQVGLLLLVAGVLYHGFNGLRIILMDFTAWGVRYQRQLWYGVWVLFVIFYLPFLVKIGGGILGGGHGD; encoded by the coding sequence ATGTACAGGGGAAGAGAAGGGCAGTGGGCGTTTTACCTGCACCGGATCTCGGGCCTGGGCATCCTGGTCTTCCTCATGCTTCACGTGGCCAACATCGCTAGCGCCATGTGGGGCCCGGAGGTGTCCAACGCCCTCATGGGGTTCTACCACCAGCCGGTTTTCCAGGTAGGGCTTCTCCTTCTCGTGGCTGGGGTGCTGTACCACGGGTTTAACGGGCTCAGGATCATCCTCATGGACTTTACCGCCTGGGGGGTGCGCTACCAGCGCCAGCTCTGGTACGGGGTCTGGGTTCTTTTCGTGATCTTCTACCTCCCCTTCTTGGTGAAGATCGGGGGCGGGATTCTTGGGGGTGGCCATGGCGATTAA
- a CDS encoding ABC transporter ATP-binding protein, with protein MAVIETHGLTKRYGRVVAVENLNLEVKEGEVFGLLGPNGSGKTTTILMLLGLTEPTRGEARVLGLDPMREPLKVKSRVGYLPDQVGFYGELTAWENLRYTTRLLGLPEAEAKARIEEVLRRMGLWEVRERRVSAFSRGMRQRLGLAEVLLKRPKVAILDEPTLGLDPEAAREFLELIKGLKAEGITILLSSHLLHQVQEVCDRVGLFHKGHLALLGTVEELAQRVLGGGYEILVEASPGLEEAFRRLEGVARVTAEGGRYRVLSSRDLRPELARVAVEQGQLLSLSLRRPSLDEVYAHYFKEVVHAA; from the coding sequence ATGGCGGTCATCGAAACCCATGGCCTCACCAAGCGCTACGGCCGGGTGGTGGCCGTGGAGAACCTGAACCTGGAGGTTAAGGAAGGGGAGGTCTTCGGCCTTCTCGGGCCCAACGGCTCGGGGAAGACCACCACCATCCTCATGCTCCTGGGCCTCACCGAGCCCACCCGGGGCGAGGCCCGGGTTCTGGGCCTGGATCCCATGCGGGAACCCCTGAAGGTGAAAAGCCGGGTGGGCTACCTCCCCGACCAGGTGGGGTTTTATGGGGAGCTCACCGCCTGGGAGAACCTGCGCTACACCACCCGGCTTTTGGGCCTTCCCGAGGCCGAGGCCAAGGCCCGCATCGAGGAGGTGCTCAGGCGCATGGGCCTATGGGAGGTGCGGGAGCGGCGGGTTTCCGCCTTCAGCCGGGGAATGCGGCAGCGGCTTGGGCTTGCGGAGGTGCTCCTAAAAAGGCCCAAGGTGGCCATCCTGGACGAACCCACCCTGGGCCTGGACCCCGAGGCCGCCCGGGAGTTTCTGGAGCTCATCAAGGGCCTGAAGGCGGAAGGGATCACCATCCTCCTCTCCAGCCACCTCCTGCACCAGGTGCAGGAGGTCTGCGACCGGGTGGGGCTTTTCCATAAGGGGCATCTCGCCCTCTTGGGCACCGTGGAGGAGCTGGCGCAGAGGGTCTTGGGGGGTGGGTACGAGATCCTGGTGGAGGCCAGCCCGGGCCTCGAGGAGGCCTTCCGCCGCCTGGAAGGCGTGGCCCGGGTGACGGCGGAAGGGGGCCGGTACCGGGTCCTCTCCAGCCGGGACCTCCGGCCGGAGCTGGCACGGGTAGCCGTGGAACAAGGCCAGCTTCTAAGCCTCTCCCTCCGCCGCCCCAGCCTGGACGAGGTCTACGCCCACTACTTCAAGGAGGTGGTCCATGCGGCGTGA
- a CDS encoding ABC transporter permease, translating into MRREGSPWTGLWAVFFKEMADHLTGLRMRILEGLILLSALAAVYTGTQTLRQTVGEDPYLYLKLLTTAQDPLPSFVGFLSFFVPLAAIALAFDAVNGEYARGTLSRILSQPIYRDALLFGKFLAGLGTLAVLLTALFLLVVGLGLFTLGVPPGGEEMARAFLFLLATLAYAGFWLALGLLFSVLFRQPATAALAAIGVWLFFAVFFPILTDLAANALLLQADPFDPESQLRQASLALWISRLSPNTLYAETLTAVLNPAVRSLGPILITQLEGAVLGTPLPLSQSLLLIWPQLTGLMASVILLFTLAYVAFQRQEVRA; encoded by the coding sequence ATGCGGCGTGAAGGCTCCCCCTGGACCGGGCTCTGGGCGGTTTTCTTCAAGGAGATGGCCGACCACCTCACGGGCCTGCGGATGCGCATTCTGGAGGGATTGATCCTCCTTTCTGCCCTGGCCGCCGTGTACACCGGCACCCAAACCCTGCGCCAGACCGTGGGGGAGGACCCCTACCTCTACCTGAAGCTCCTCACCACCGCCCAGGACCCCCTGCCCTCCTTCGTGGGCTTCCTCTCCTTCTTCGTGCCCCTGGCGGCCATCGCCTTAGCCTTCGATGCGGTGAATGGGGAGTACGCCAGGGGCACGCTTTCCCGCATCCTCTCCCAGCCCATCTACCGGGACGCCCTCCTCTTCGGCAAGTTCCTGGCGGGGCTCGGCACCCTGGCCGTACTCCTCACCGCCCTTTTTCTCCTGGTGGTGGGCCTGGGCCTCTTCACCCTGGGGGTGCCCCCCGGAGGTGAGGAGATGGCCCGGGCCTTCCTCTTCCTCTTGGCCACCTTGGCCTATGCGGGCTTTTGGTTGGCCTTGGGGCTCCTCTTCTCCGTCCTCTTTCGCCAGCCGGCCACCGCCGCCTTGGCGGCCATCGGGGTCTGGCTCTTCTTCGCCGTCTTCTTCCCCATCCTCACCGACCTGGCGGCAAACGCCCTCCTTCTCCAGGCCGATCCCTTTGACCCGGAAAGCCAGCTCAGGCAGGCGAGCCTGGCCCTTTGGATCTCCCGCCTCTCCCCCAACACCCTCTACGCGGAAACCCTCACCGCCGTCCTCAACCCGGCGGTGCGCTCCTTAGGCCCCATCCTCATCACCCAGCTGGAGGGAGCCGTGCTGGGGACCCCCCTTCCCCTCTCCCAAAGCCTCCTCCTGATCTGGCCTCAGCTCACCGGGCTCATGGCCTCCGTGATCCTCCTCTTTACCCTGGCCTACGTGGCCTTCCAGCGGCAGGAGGTTCGCGCCTAG
- the speD gene encoding adenosylmethionine decarboxylase, translating into MELFGFGPHLMLDGYDANPEKLRDAELVRRVLDELPEEMEMTKVLPPFVYSYGPQGEDGVTGVVIIAESHIAIHTFPKKRFLSIDIFSCKAFDMAQVLRKLTAVFEIGRYETYMINRGKEFPKDPELARKIVLGEREYLEARVG; encoded by the coding sequence ATGGAACTCTTTGGATTCGGACCACATCTGATGCTGGACGGCTACGACGCTAACCCCGAGAAGCTCCGGGACGCCGAGCTGGTGCGCCGCGTCCTGGACGAGCTCCCCGAGGAGATGGAGATGACCAAGGTGCTTCCCCCCTTCGTCTACAGCTACGGGCCCCAGGGGGAGGACGGGGTGACCGGGGTGGTGATCATCGCCGAAAGCCACATCGCCATCCACACCTTCCCCAAAAAGCGCTTCCTCTCCATCGACATCTTCTCCTGCAAGGCCTTTGACATGGCCCAGGTGCTCAGGAAGCTCACCGCGGTCTTTGAGATCGGCCGCTACGAGACCTACATGATCAACCGGGGCAAGGAGTTCCCCAAGGACCCCGAGCTGGCCCGGAAGATCGTCCTGGGGGAGCGGGAGTACCTCGAGGCCCGGGTGGGCTAG